TCTGGCCCCACCAAAGGGGCGATGGCAATATCCACCTGCTCGGTTAATGGGGAGGGGTGGTTGCAGGCCAGACCAACCGTGAGCGCACCAACCCCTCTGGCTGCTTGGATCCCGCCCAACACGAAGGGGGTGCGGCCACTGGCGGCAATCCCCACCACACTATCGCGGGCCTGAAGGCTGAGAGTCCTTAGAGCAAGGGCACCCGCTTCCCCATCATCCTCTGCGCCCTCCACCGCCTGAGTTAGGGCTTTTTCCCCCCCGGCGATCAAACCAATCACCTGTCCGGGCTGAGTGCTAAAAGTAGGCGGACACTCAGCCGCATCCAAAACCCCCAAACGGCCAGATGTTCCCGCCCCGATGTAGATCAGTCGCCCTCCCCGTTGCATCCGTTCAGCAATGGCCTCAATAGCTGCAGCGATCCGTTTGGCTTCGTGGGCCACCGCTTCTGGCACGCGGCGATCTTCGGCATTGATCTGCTGCACCAATTCCAAGGTGCTGAGGTCATCGATCTCGGCGGTGGCGGGGTTACGACTTTCCGTCAGGGATCCCGGATCCCAGAGGGGTTGCATCAGACTCATGACAGCAGTTGCTCAGGATCAACTCCCAAAGAACGCAGATGGGCGGCTAGCCGTTCGGCCTTTTGTCGTTCTAATTCCACCTGTTGCTGAGCTTGCACAAATTTTTGTCGCTCCTGTAGGGCCGCTTCAGCAGGTGTGGGGATCAACTCGCCCTCTGGGCCAAAATAGCGTAGCTTACGGTCGTGGATGCCCAGATAAAGGCCTAATGCTTCGCTCCAACGCCAACCCTGCTCATTGCCAGGGATCTCTTGGTAGTGGGATCCCTGTAAGCGCCAGCCGACAAACTCCAGCGATTCAGGGGAAAACCAGAAATACTCGGGTGTCCGAAAGATATCTTGGTAGAGGGCTTTCTTGGTTGTTCTATCGCTCTGTGCAGTGGAATCCGACAGCAACTCGATGATCAAATCCGGATATCGTCCTCCTTCCTCCCACACCACCCAAGAAGGGCGCGGCCATTGCACCACATTTTTGACCAAGAAGAAATCAGGGCCGCGGAAGTCTTTGGTTTTCAGTTGCTCCCGGTTGAAATAGACCGTCAGGTTATACCCGATGAAGTAATCTTCCCGACCCAGCCAAAGCCATTCCAGAATGCTCACCAACAACAACATTTGGGAAGCATGAAGTGAACTTTCCATTTCCGGTTCATCGCTCAATAAACCCTTTGCAGAGGGCATCTGTTCTGCCAACTGCCCACGGGTGATGGGGGTAGGTAGGGAAAGGGGCTTGTCTTGGACCTGCATCGCTGGGGAAAGTGAAGATGCCTCCAGCGTAACGGGATCCCTCGGGGGATCCCAACCCCCTACTCAACGCCA
The sequence above is a segment of the Synechococcus sp. Nb3U1 genome. Coding sequences within it:
- a CDS encoding Uma2 family endonuclease encodes the protein MPSAKGLLSDEPEMESSLHASQMLLLVSILEWLWLGREDYFIGYNLTVYFNREQLKTKDFRGPDFFLVKNVVQWPRPSWVVWEEGGRYPDLIIELLSDSTAQSDRTTKKALYQDIFRTPEYFWFSPESLEFVGWRLQGSHYQEIPGNEQGWRWSEALGLYLGIHDRKLRYFGPEGELIPTPAEAALQERQKFVQAQQQVELERQKAERLAAHLRSLGVDPEQLLS
- the murQ gene encoding N-acetylmuramic acid 6-phosphate etherase yields the protein MSLMQPLWDPGSLTESRNPATAEIDDLSTLELVQQINAEDRRVPEAVAHEAKRIAAAIEAIAERMQRGGRLIYIGAGTSGRLGVLDAAECPPTFSTQPGQVIGLIAGGEKALTQAVEGAEDDGEAGALALRTLSLQARDSVVGIAASGRTPFVLGGIQAARGVGALTVGLACNHPSPLTEQVDIAIAPLVGPEVILGSTRMKAGTAQKLVLNTISTGVMIRLGKTYGNLMVDLQASNAKLKRRAERMVALACDLDATTAAQLLEACGGEVKTAILVALMGCSAQEARQHLQQANGRIRQVLHSALPDSSQP